The following coding sequences lie in one Periophthalmus magnuspinnatus isolate fPerMag1 chromosome 24, fPerMag1.2.pri, whole genome shotgun sequence genomic window:
- the LOC117393046 gene encoding prospero homeobox protein 1-like: MPDHDSDSLLNRQTKRRRVDIGVKRTVGSIASGATTADSIARAKAAIFSAMNSLSSHSHHGSDTDSMDCSVVQPHGGPGVVSASDSESKSNVLRKLLKRANSYEDAMMPFPGTTIISQLLKNNIAKNGGGHERGDRGERDMGFSNSGLSNTSSEAPQEDACSNSSQDSTPQECLSPFGRPPGLANFDIERLNDEHLRAKRARVENIIRGMSHSPSVVVPASSRHERDHDIDADRDMELDCPPPNSQQQAPSSPRGGEVCSSNRENKRKQRLPQQQQQSFTQLVCQRKEQKIEERRQLKLQLEDMQKQLRQLQEKFFQIYDSTDDSEHNELHNDLHNDIGNMSEDSPARSDNGADERSGEDLRSDNEMSDLDPGHFLDRARALLQEQALLDGDKPRREGLGRKGPMHPEGKQLAETLKQELNSAMTQVVDTVVKVFAKPPRPTPQQAFPPLSLPPERFPPTVNGDNPNFHTANQRLQCFGDVIIPNPLDSFASMPGLPGPANDQTEALPLVVRKTPSEHHHQSSAVGAHGGHHHPALHPSSLSASMGFSPPSFRHPFPIPLLGYPFQSPLGAPTGGYGGKDRSSPDSMDLSRETTSLRTKMAGHHLSHHHHHRSLSPAHPGSTAESLSLSLIKSECSDLQDMADISPYSGSNIQEGLSPNHLKKAKLMFFYTRYPSSNMLKMYFSDVKFNRCITSQLIKWFSNFREFYYIQMEKFARQAINDGVTGADELGVSRDCELFRALNMHYNKANDFEVPDRFLEVAEVTLREFFNAIVAGKDVDPSWKKAIYKVICKLDSEVPEIFKSPNCLQELLHE; the protein is encoded by the exons ATGCCGGACCATGACAGCGACTCCCTTCTGAACAGACAGACCAAACGCAGACGTGTGGACATTGGTGTGAAGAGGACAGTGGGCAGCATAGCCTCAGGAGCCACCACTGCAGATAGCATTGCTCGCGCCAAAGCAGCCATTTTCAGTGCCATGAACTCTCTGAGCTCCCACTCTCACCACGGATCAGACACAGACTCCATGGATTGCTCTGTAGTGCAGCCACACGGTGGGCCTGGCGTAGTGTCAGCTAGTGACAGTGAGTCCAAATCGAATGTTCTGCGAAAGCTACTGAAGAGGGCTAACTCATATGAGGATGCCATGATGCCCTTCCCTGGCACCACTATCATCTCTCAGCTTCTCAAAAATAACATTGCGAAGAATGGAGGAGGGCATGAGCGAGGGGACAGAGGTGAAAGGGATATGGGCTTCTCTAACTCAGGGCTTTCCAATACAAGTTCAGAAGCACCTCAAGAAGATGCATGCAGTAACTCGTCCCAGGACAGCACACCTCAGGAGTGCTTGTCTCCCTTTGGCCGTCCTCCTGGCCTGGCCAACTTTGACATTGAGCGTCTCAATGATGAACATCTGCGTGCCAAGCGAGCCCGCGTAGAGAACATTATTCGCGGCATGAGCCACTCACCCAGTGTGGTCGTACCTGCTTCGTCTCGACATGAGCGTGACCACGACATTGACGCAGATCGGGACATGGAGTTAGACTGCCCTCCCCCCAACTCCCAGCAGCAGGCCCCCAGCAGCCCCCGGGGTGGGGAGGTGTGCAGCAGCAACCGAGAGAACAAGCGCAAGCAGCGCCtgcctcagcagcagcagcagagcttCACCCAGCTGGTGTGTCAAAGGAAGGAGCAGAAGATAGAGGAGCGCAGGCAACTCAAGCTCCAACTGGAGGACATGCAGAAGCAGCTGCGGCAGCTCCAGGAGAAGTTCTTTCAGATCTATGACTCAACAGATGACTCTGAACACAATGAGCTCCACAACGACCTTCATAATGATATAGGAAACATGTCTGAGGACAGCCCGGCCCGCTCCGACAATGGTGCTGATGAAAGAAGTGGAGAGGACCTGCGCTCTGACAATGAGATGTCTGACCTGGACCCAGGCCATTTCCTGGACCGGGCCAGAGCACTACTTCAGGAACAAGCTCTGCTGGATGGAGACAAGCCACGGAGAGAGGGGCTGGGACGCAAGGGCCCAATGCATCCTGAAGGAAAACAGCTGGCTGAAACACTGAAGCAGGAACTCAACTCAGCCATGACCCAAGTGGTGGACACGGTGGTCAAAGTTTTTGCCAAGCCTCCACGTCCCACACCTCAACAAGCCTTCcccccactctccctccctcctgaaAGGTTTCCCCCCACAGTGAACGGAGACAATCCTAACTTCCACACAGCCAACCAACGCCTGCAGTGctttggtgatgtcatcattcCCAACCCTCTGGACTCTTTTGCCAGTATGCCAGGCCTGCCAGGGCCAGCCAACGACCAAACAGAGGCTCTGCCTCTAGTGGTGAGGAAGACTCCCAGTGAACATCACCACCAGTCCTCAGCTGTAGGGGCCCATGGTGGGCACCACCACCCAGCCCTCCACCCCTCCTCACTGTCTGCCTCTATGGGCTTCAGCCCCCCATCTTTCAGGCACCCTTTTCCCATTCCACTCTTAGGTTACCCTTTTCAGAGCCCTCTGGGAGCACCCACAGGTGGTTATGGAGGGAAAGACCGGTCCTCACCTGATTCCATGGACCTGTCCCGAGAAACTACCAGTTTGAGGACCAAGATGGCCGGTCACCACCTAagtcaccaccaccaccatcgcTCTCTTTCACCAGCACACCCCGGCAGCACAGCCgaatctctgtctctgtccctcatCAAATCTGAGTGCAGCGACCTCCAAGACATGGCCGACATCTCGCCCTACTCCGGCAGCAAT ATCCAGGAGGGTCTTTCACCCAATCACCTGAAGAAGGCCAAGCTCATGTTTTTCTACACTCGCTATCCCAGCTCCAACATGCTAAAGATGTACTTCTCTGATGTGAAG TTCAACCGCTGCATCACGTCCCAGCTGATCAAGTGGTTCAGTAACTTCCGAGAATTCTACTACATTCAGATGGAGAAGTTTGCGAGACAGGCCATCAACGACGGGGTGACAGGGGCGGATGAGCTCGGAGTCAGCCGCGACTGCGAACTCTTCAGAGCCCTCAACATGCACTACAACAAGGCCAACGACTTTGAG GTGCCCGACCGGTTCCTGGAGGTGGCAGAGGTCACGCTCAGAGAGTTTTTTAACGCCATAGTGGCCGGTAAAGACGTGGACCCCTCCTGGAAGAAGGCCATCTACAAAGtcatctgtaaactggacagcGAGGTGCCCGAGATTTTCAAATCCCCCAACTGTCTCCAAGAGCTCCTACACGAGTAA